The genomic interval GGAAGAAACGATCCAGTGGTTTGTCAGCACTAAGGATTCGGGTTCTTTAAAGCGAGCGTATTGAGCTACCGTTTCCCCCTCCCTCGCATTCGCCTAAACGGCTCTGCTCGACCTCCCCCAAGTTCCTTGGGGGAGGTGACACATGCAACAAAAACATTGACAAAACAACAGACCATCGTCAGTCACTCTTGGCCGACATCTACCGTTTTGAGCACCGTGTACATGCTTGAAGAATTGAGTTCGAGTGTGTCGCCGCGGAGGGTGGTTCCTTTGTCAACAGGGTAACCGTTGGCGTCGGTCAGGTGCACCGTATACGGTCGGTTTCCTTTGAACCGCACTCGACCGTCGATTTGCCGGACGTTGATCGGCAGGCTGCCCGTGTTTTGAATCGTCCCGGACGTGGATTGGAATCCGTACATCTTTTCTTCACTGAATGCTTGGATGAGTATTCTGCGCGACTGTGATAGGGGCGTGCCGTCGAGGCTGATCACATGAATGGTCCCGTACTGCATCTCCGATTCGATCTGTATGTCCGCGAGCTCAATCGAGCCTGCCTTGGACAGAAAACCTGTCACCGCCTGACTGCACGGTGTGTTCACCGTCAACCAACCGTCGTGATAGTTCCAGTTCAGCTCCCCGGTGATGCTCTTGATAAGACCCGATTCTCGGTCAATGAAGCGACTGATGTCTAACTCAGCTGGCTGGGCGTTGGGAGAAAACGAACGTTCGACTCGGCCGACAAACGGAGTCAAGGGATCAAAACTTTGCAGCGTCGCTTGGGAATCGGATGCCGGCTGATCGGAAGTCCGGAAGTCGGCATTTCGACCTTCGATGATGTGCGTCCCACGCAACGACATCACGTCATCGTCATTGGAAACAAGCCTACGTACCGGAGCCGACTGTGCCACGTCACCCCGCCGGTATTGCAACGCTGCCGCGGGTGATTGACCGATCTCGCCCGGCATCATCCATGTCCACTTGCCGTTGCCCGTGTTTTCCCACTTGCCATCGGCCGCCGCAAACCACACGTAGCCGTCCACTCCTTGCAGGGCCGCATAGCTTGCAGTGAGTAGATTCCCGTCGGCGATGAAGCGGTTCGGTTTGTTCCAGGCGATCTCGCTGTGCAGATGCGGACGACCGGCCGTTTGCCAATAACTGATCGGAACATTCTCTGGATTCAACAAGGCACTGGCATCTTCGTACCGTTGCCCTTCTCGGACGGAATACCCCGACGCGTCGCCCTCATGTCGGGCTCCGAAATACCCGTGCTTGTCGACCACATCGGTTGCCATATAAGTCCATCGTTCGATGCCGCCCAAGACTGCATTGTCGGCCGTCGTCCAGTTGCTTGCGGACATCAATGACTTACAACCGACGTCTCGCATGTGCTTGGCAGTCGCAGCGTAGTAGTCTCGCTGCAGCGTCGCGAGAAACGCAATCTGATCCGTCATGCGTCGACGCTTGCCATCGCTGCTCCTCATGCCCTCGCGGGTCATGTTCCAAGCATCAAGCACAGCCACGCGTCCCTGGGCAGCATTGTCCCGTGGATGCGTTTCAGGCCGCCACACTTTGAGTGCGGATTCGATGCTGCCATACTTTGTGTTTAGGTACTTCGCAAACTGAGTCTCGAGAGTCTTTAGTGGGCCAGGCCCGAGATTCTCGGCACTGAAGGTCCAGAAGAACAAGCTGTCTTCATTGATGATTTCGATGCAAGCGATCGCGGGTTCGTCGGACAATCGCCGCCCATCGACTGGAGTGGACAGGATCTGTGTGACCCATTCACGCGTCATCGATTGCATCTTAGGTTCGAAGTACGGTAGCGCGAACGGATGCTTTCCGATCGCGCTGCCATTGATCTGGTCCGATGGTTTTAACTTCATCCACAGAGGAAAGTAGAATGAGATGTGCGAGTAGATTCCTTCTCGCTTGAAAGCATTCACCACATGGTGCAGTCTTTTTAGTTTGTCGCGATCAATGCGAGATGCATCATCACCTGTTCGGTCGAACAACGCACCATGGATCCGAACGAGGTTGATGCCAAACTTTGCCCAACGTCGCGCCGTCATGCGAATCGTTGCGTCATCGGCTTTCAGCAGCTCATGGCCGGTGTTGATGCCCCAGAAACGCACCGGCGCGCCGCTGCCGAGCAAAAACTGTTCACCGTTTGATTTTATAAACCCGTCTTGTCCTGCCGATTTCTCGTTGAGGAAACGCAAGTCGACCAATGCGTTGGAGTCAAACGGATCTGGATCGGGTTCGAACGCCCACCACCCCGATTCAGCGAGCCCCAGTTTCTGCCCAGGCTGTAACGTTCCTGACGGTTCGAATTCCGACTGGGTCAACAGAAAACAGTCGATCCCACCGTGATGGTTGTTGTTGCTTTCCATGCGAAACTCAATCGTCGACTTTCCTGCTAAGAGCTTGAGCGAACCCACTCGAACCCAGCCGACAAATCGGAGATCTGGCTTTCCATCATTGGCAATGTTCACCACATCAACAGCAGAATGCGTATCGATCGCGTTCCATCCGGATTGATTGATCTGATAAGACAAACGGGAGGCAATCGGATTGGTTCGCACCCAGAATGAATAGTCGCCCGGTTCAGTGACATCGATTTCATAGCCGACCGTGCCGATGCCACTGGCGTCAAAGTGACTCGCCCAGTTCTTGCCTGATAGCAGATCTTTCTTCACCGCATCGCTGTACCAGGAATGCGGTTTCAGCTGCTGAGTCTGGCTATTTTCGCCTTCGATCCAGATGTCATCGGCAACGACCGGTGAACCGAACTGGACCAAGCAAAGGGCTGAGCTCAATACGATGGAAAAGATGGCTAAGCGGAACATGTGGGAACACTCATTGGCTCAAAAAACTCTGTCTTGGTTGTTAAACTCGAGCTGAATGATAATCCCTTGTGTATCGCATATGTTCCTTCCACAAGAGGGCCGAGCCAACGTAGATTTCTGCCGGGCTAATCCTGGGCTGAACTAAACTTGGCGTTGACATTGTTTTTTCAGTCCATGTTTTTGTTCCATGCATCGCAATCAAAGTGAGCCTCAGGCGCTAGCCGTGGGCCGGCACCACAATCCGCCTCAGGCCCACGGCTAGCGCCTGAGGCTCACTGGGGCCACCAGCTGCGCCGGCAGTAGGGCTAATCCTGGGCTGAACTAAACTTGGCGTTGACATTGTTTTTTCAGTCCATGTTTTTGTTCCATGCATCGCAATCAAAGTGAGCCTCAGGCGCTAGCCGTGGGCCGGCACCACAATCCGCCTCAGGCCCACGGCTAGCGCCTGAGGCTCACTGGGGCCACCAGCTGCGCCGGCAGTAGGGCTAATCCTGGGCTGATCAAAACTTGGCGTTGACATTGTTTTTTCAGTCCATGTTTTTGTTCCATGCATCGCAATCAAAGTGAGCCTCAGGCGCTAGCCGTGGGCCGGCACCACAATCCGCCTCAGGCCCACGGCTAGCGCCTGAGGCTCACTGGGGGCCACCAGCTGCGCCGGCAGTAGGGATAATCCTGGGCTGAACAAAACTTGGCGTTGACATTGTTATTCAGTTCATGTTTTTGTTTCATGCATCGCAATCAAAGTGAGCCTCAGGCGCTAGCCGTGGGCCGGCACCACAATCCGCCTCAGGCCCACGGCTAGCGCCTGAGGCTCACTGGGGCCACCAGCTGCGCCGGCAGTAGGGCTAATCCTGGGCTGATCAAAACTTGGCGTTGACATTGTTTTTTCAGTCCATGTTTTTGTTCCATGCATCGCAATCAAAGTGAGCCTCAGGCGCTAGCCGTGGGCCGGCACCACAATCCGCCTCAGGCCCACGGCTAGCGCCTGAGGCTCACTGGGGGCCACCAGCTGCGCCGGCAGTAGGGATAATCCTGGGCTGTACTAAACTTGGCGTTGACATTGTTTTTCAGTTCATGTTTTTGTTTCATGCGTCGCAATCAAAGTGAGCCTCAGGCGCTAGCCGTGGGCCGGCACCACAATCCGCCTCAGGCCCACGGCTAGCGCCTGAGGCTCACTGGGGCCACCAGCTGCGCCGGCAGTAGGGATAATCCTGGGCTGAACAAAACTTGGCGTTGACATTGTTTTTCAGTTCATGTTTTTGTTTCATGCGTCGCAATCAAAGTGAGCCTCAGGCGCTAGCCGTGGGCCGGCACCACAATCCGCCTCAGGCCCACGGCTAGCGCCTGAGGCTCACTGGGGGCCACCAGCTGCGTCGGCAGTAGGGATAATCCTGGGCTGAACAAAACTTGGCGTTGACATTGTTTTTCAGTTCATGTTTTTGTTTCATGCGTCGCAATCAAAGTGAGCCTCAGGCGCTAGCCGTGGGCCGGCACCACAATCCGCCTCAGGCCCACGGCTAGCGCCTGAGGCTCACTGGGGGCCACCAGCTGCGCCGGCAGTAGGGATAATCCTGGGCTGATCAAAACTTGGCGTTGACATTGTTTTCCAGTTCATGTTTTTGTTTCATGCGTCGCAATCAAAGTGAGCCTCAGGCGCTAGCCGTGGGCCGGCACCACAATCCGCCTCAGGCCCACGGCTAGTCCGGATATTGCATCCATCGGTTATTGACGCGGGGTTGCGAGTTCGATACGTCCGCTTTTGGGAAATGATTTGATTTTGATGGGGGCTTTCGCAGCGCCGCGCAGAAGGCCCCCCCTCCCCCAAGCGAATGATTCGCTTCGTGGTTGCGTTTTCCTCGAGGGTTGCCGCCCTTAGTCGCTTCGGCAAAGACGCGCCATGACTTCGTTAAAGAGACTCGCGCTAGGGCAGTGAGTCGGAAGGTGAAAAATCACTCGCCGACAAGTCACGCGCACTCGCGCGGCAATCTTGAACAGACGCAAGCGGATCGTATCCACACGCATCCGAGCATGTGTAGTGCCCTGAAGTGCCAACCGGCGGATTCCGTCGACCAACACATACGCCAACGACGACAGAATCAAACGAAACTGATTGGCCATGAAGTCTGTGCAGCTGGTTCGATCGGCAAACAAACACATCTGTTGTTCCTTGATCCGATTCTCCATTTCACAACGCTGACAATAACGTTCTCGATAGAAATCCTTCGGGTTCCAAGCAACACTGCAGATCGTTCCAGGATCGAGGATTTGTCGAACCTGTTTGCCGTCCACGCGAGGGCGATGATAAGTCGGCTCGACGATCCCTTGGGCACTGGGCAGGTTTGTCACGACGAAACGCGGGTTGGCTCCCTTGTCGCCGTGCTCCGCCTTGCCGAGAACCCAGCGATGACGGTCCCATGTTTCCTGAGTGCGATAACGGAACCACTTGAAAAGCGTTCGCGTGGATTTAAATTTCAAATGCTCAAGTCGAGCACGGGTCATTTCGCAGGCAATATTGCGGATCAAGACGTTGTTCTTGGGCAATCCGAAGACATAGTAGACGTCGTTTTTATCGCACCAACGCATGAGTCTTTCATCAGAATATCCGCCATCGCCACGTAAAATGATTTTCGTCTCCGGCCATCGCGAACGAATCTTTTGAACCAGCAGTTTGGTCACCGCGCGAGCGTGATGGGCTGCGCCAAAACTGCTGGGACGTAAGTAGGCGACAAGCAACTGATAGCCACAGAACACGTACAGCGGCAGAAAACAGTGGCCGTCGTAGAATCCATTGAAGTAGTTTTTGTCTTGATTGCCGTGCGTCGGATCATCTGTGGCATCATAGTCCAAGGTGATTTCTTCGGGCGGTTTCTCGTAGCTGTCCAGAAAGGTGTTTACGATTTCTTCGTGGATAGCCAGCATCGCTTTGCGATCGACACGATTTTCGAAACGTGAATGCGTTGACGGACTGGCCAAAGGAACGTGTTCGTCGCTGTCATAGTCATTCTGTGCAGGCGTGCGTCCGGCAGCGACTTGAAAGGCTGCATCATGCCGCAAGTGGGCGTGATCGTTGCCGTCCTCGTAGCCTGCCGCAATTCCAAAGATACGACTGGTCAGGATCTCGGCCTGCGGATGTGCGGTGTAGATAGGATCGCGTGGATCGGCAATACAAGCGTCGACTCGGCGGATCAGGCCGAGTCGTTGATCGACTTCGCGAAGCAGTAGCAATCCGGCGTCGGACGTGAGCGTTCCGCCATCAAAATCAAACTCGACAGCTTGGCGACGGAGGCGTTTCAGTGCAGCTCGTTTTCGATTACGCTTTGTCATTGCCGAGAGCCTTGGGCTTGGGATGTGTGAAGTGTTGTAACTCCAATGCATACCAGGACTAAGGCTCTTGCGCTATAGGGGGAAACAAATTTTCGGATGCAATATCCGGGCTAGCGCCTGAGGCTCACTGGGGCCACCAGCTTCGTCGGCAGTAGGGATAATCCTGGGCTGAACAAAACTTGGCGTTGACATTGTTTTTCAGTTCATGTTTTTGTTTCATGCGTCGCAATCAAAGTGAGCCTCAGGCGCTAGCCGTGGGCCGGCACCACAATCCGCCTCAGGCCCACGGCTAGCGCCTGAGGCTCACTGGGGGCCACCAGCTGCGCCGGCAGTAGGGCTAATCCTGGGCTGAACTAAACTTGGCGTTGACAGGGATTTTGGTTTTGCAAGTTTTGTTCCGCGAAGCTCCTTCCGTCGAGCTTGTCTCGGCGGAGGAAACAACTGACGGCTACCTTCGCACGCCAACAGAATTTGCCCACCGTCCGCGAATCGCCGAAGGCGACTCACGGGCGGTGGGCAGGTGATCGAGCGACAGTGGCCTTCACTCGCCGGTGCGTTGACTGATCTGTGCGCTACTGCTCGCGAGCGATTCGATCGCTCGTTGCAGAACCACGTCTTCCTTGTCCGTCAGGATGCGTCCTGATTGGTCCGGTCGAGCCGCGATGTAGGTTTCCTGATCGGGGTCGTTTTCCACTGCGATCGTCGGCAACACGCCGTTGAGACTGATCTCACGCCCCTTGGGCGAGTAGAACTTCGCCGTCGTCAGGCACAGCCCAAATTTAGCCGACTGCATGCGAAAGATACCTTGTACGCTGCCTTTGCCGTAGCTGCGCTGACCCACGATGCTGCCACGAGCACTGTCGGCGATGGCACCGGCAAAGATCTCACTGGCACTGGCGCTGTCGCCGTCGATCAGAACCGCCAGGGGAACGCTCCAGGTGTTTGCACGGTGTGCGACGTAGTCATAGTTCTCTCTCGCATTACGTCCGCGAGTGGTCACGATGCGACCGTTGTCGAGAAAGCGGTCTGCAACTTCGACGGCTGCCGACAACAGACCGCCGGGGTTGCCACGCACGTCCAACACAAGAGCTCGCATGCCTTGACGGTGCAGCTCCCACAACGCCCGTTCGACGTCGCGAGTGGTGGTCTTTTGAAAGTTGGTCAGTCGCAAGTATCCGATGCGTGTGACCGGATCAACAAGGTGAACGTTCTCCACACAAGGAACTTCCACGCGGCGACGCTCAACGGACAATTCGCGAGGACGACCGTTGCGGTCCACCACCGTCAAGGAAACTTCGCTGTGCTCGGGGCCACGCAGCAGATCAGCCGCAACATCGGGATTGGTTTGTTTGGTGTGAGCGGTTTCGACGCGAATGATCTTTTCGCCCGCCATGATGCCTGCTTCTGCGGCCGGTCCACCGGGGATCACCGACAGGATTTGCAACGCGTCAGAGCTCGTTTTCAATTCGATTCCGAGACCGACAAAGTTTCCTTCGATGTTCGAGAACATTTCATCGAGTTGGTCGCCCGACAACAAACGGGTGTAGGGATCCAGAGTCGACACCGCGCCACTGACGTACTCCAAGATCACCGCCGTGGGACTGAGCCCGATTTCGGCGTTTGCCATTTCGGCGACCAGTGCAACCGTGCCACGAAGATCATAACGGTTGTTCGATGGACGTTGCGAGATGCGTTGGTGGATACCCAAGCGGAACTCTTCCACGGCTTCACGAGCAACGTCGCTGTCGAGGCTCAGTTGGTTGTCGATAAACTTCTGCTGCGTCAATGCGATCTCAAGTGCTGCGGTGCCATGCAACAAGATTCGTGGCAATTGCGTCGTTTCGACGTAGTGCGTTTCCAAGTTGGCGAGGATCTCGGAGTAAAGATCCAACGCTTCTGCGGCGCTAAGCGTCTTGGTTGCTTCCAAGAAGCTTTGATCGACATAGCGACGGTTGACATCGTAATGCAGTCGGCTGATCACCAACCGTTGATACAGCGTGCGGCTCTCTGGAAAATCACGCGAGGCTTTCTCGTAGTGGCGGATCGCTTCGTTCCACTTACGCGCCGACTCCAAAGCCAACCCGGCGTCGATCGCCCGCTGCTCTTTGGAAAGCTCGATCGGGGTCGCCTGTGAGATCACGGGCGACTTGGTGAGCTGACCATCGGTTGACGAATCAAACGCCGGCGGTTGGATCGTGATGGGCGGTTGCGCACTTGCTCGATTGTCTGCCCCCATGGAAGACAAACAGAGCGTACAGAGTGCTAGACCAGCCCAAACCCGTGCGAATCGCGACATGCGTGAAATGTCCATCGAGTGTCTTGGGGAGGGAGTCCGCGGAGCCAACTGAGGAGGCTTCGACACGCGGCCGCATCTGACACTCGAGTACGTGCGGCCACGGGAATATAGGTCACAAAAGATGCCCGGTCAAAAAACCGCGCGATGAGCAACCCAGTCAGACCGAACAACCCGCACGACCTCGCAAAATGCGAATCAATTGTGCCGGATGCTCTTCTCGCTCCGCCCATTGGTGCCGTCAAGGAGCTGAATTTGATCAAGAAAAAATCTGATTTGTTGATCCCAATCCAGCATGGCAACGTGGTTGAGCT from Stieleria varia carries:
- a CDS encoding S41 family peptidase; this encodes MGADNRASAQPPITIQPPAFDSSTDGQLTKSPVISQATPIELSKEQRAIDAGLALESARKWNEAIRHYEKASRDFPESRTLYQRLVISRLHYDVNRRYVDQSFLEATKTLSAAEALDLYSEILANLETHYVETTQLPRILLHGTAALEIALTQQKFIDNQLSLDSDVAREAVEEFRLGIHQRISQRPSNNRYDLRGTVALVAEMANAEIGLSPTAVILEYVSGAVSTLDPYTRLLSGDQLDEMFSNIEGNFVGLGIELKTSSDALQILSVIPGGPAAEAGIMAGEKIIRVETAHTKQTNPDVAADLLRGPEHSEVSLTVVDRNGRPRELSVERRRVEVPCVENVHLVDPVTRIGYLRLTNFQKTTTRDVERALWELHRQGMRALVLDVRGNPGGLLSAAVEVADRFLDNGRIVTTRGRNARENYDYVAHRANTWSVPLAVLIDGDSASASEIFAGAIADSARGSIVGQRSYGKGSVQGIFRMQSAKFGLCLTTAKFYSPKGREISLNGVLPTIAVENDPDQETYIAARPDQSGRILTDKEDVVLQRAIESLASSSAQISQRTGE
- a CDS encoding IS1380 family transposase, whose product is MTKRNRKRAALKRLRRQAVEFDFDGGTLTSDAGLLLLREVDQRLGLIRRVDACIADPRDPIYTAHPQAEILTSRIFGIAAGYEDGNDHAHLRHDAAFQVAAGRTPAQNDYDSDEHVPLASPSTHSRFENRVDRKAMLAIHEEIVNTFLDSYEKPPEEITLDYDATDDPTHGNQDKNYFNGFYDGHCFLPLYVFCGYQLLVAYLRPSSFGAAHHARAVTKLLVQKIRSRWPETKIILRGDGGYSDERLMRWCDKNDVYYVFGLPKNNVLIRNIACEMTRARLEHLKFKSTRTLFKWFRYRTQETWDRHRWVLGKAEHGDKGANPRFVVTNLPSAQGIVEPTYHRPRVDGKQVRQILDPGTICSVAWNPKDFYRERYCQRCEMENRIKEQQMCLFADRTSCTDFMANQFRLILSSLAYVLVDGIRRLALQGTTHARMRVDTIRLRLFKIAARVRVTCRRVIFHLPTHCPSASLFNEVMARLCRSD